CATACTTCATGAAGGCATCTTCAATGTCCCTTCCATAGTTTTTAATTAGAACAGCCCTTCCTCCGATAATATTTCCGCTTCCTGGTAGAACTGAAGAATACAGAACCCCAAACTCAATTGAGTGTTTGAAAGCTTTGTCATCCATGTAGATTGAATACAAAGCGTCAACTAAAGGCAGAACTGAATCCATTTGTTCATTTGCTTCTCCCTCTTGATATGGTTCACCATAGCGCTCCATTCCAATGTGTGAGTGCCCGTCAATGAATGCCGGCGTCACAACTCCTTCCGCTATTATTTCAGCATCTTTGGGCTTCTCTTTTGTGATTTTCTTAATTTCTTTGTCAAAAACAATGTAGACGTTCTTTTTGACATTGCCTAATCCATCGTACAAAAGAGTTGCCTTCACTGCTTTCATAGCGACCACCAAATAAATTCCATAAGAGCGCTTAAATGCTTGTCGATGACTTAATTACAGAATTAAACAATTGTCGAATTCTGCAATTAATGTAAAGCAAGGAAAAATTAGTTTTGCTGTTAAAGATGGGGTGAAGCTCTATCACTAAGACTCTGGAAGAAAGCACTGCAGAAGTCCAAAAAAAGATGCACAAAAAATGAAGTTAAAAGCAGCAAATATTTTTGATCAAACTTTGCACAGCAAAGTTTGTTAGAAGTACATGCCCATCTCCTCTGCAATTTTCCTAAGTCTCTCAATCCTCTTCTGTGTCGGTGGGTGTGTTGAGAATAACTCTGCAAAGTCCACTCCTCTGAACGGGTTTACGATGAACATGTGGGCTGTTGCTGGATTGCCCTCTTTTAAAGGTCTTCTCGAGACGTAATACTCAATCTTCTCTAGTGCTCTCGCTAATGCCCATGGTTTACCGCTTATCTTTGCTCCAGTTTCATCTGCTAGATATTCCCTTGCTCTGCTTATTGCCATCTGAATCATCATTGCGGCTATTGGGGCAAGAATTATGAGGAGTACAGCACCTAAAACGCTTCCAGCATCTCTGTCTCTGTCCCTTCCTCCAAATCCTCCAAGCCAGAACATCCAGCTAGCCCATCTAGCAACCATGATGATTGCCCCAGCCAAAACTGCCGCCAGAGTTTGAATAAGAATGTCTCTGTTCTTTATGTGGCTTATTTCGTGGGCTAATACCCCTTCAAGCTCATCTCTGTCCAAGATTCTAAGCAAGCCTTGGGTTACTGCAACAACTGCGTGCTTTGGATCTCTTCCCGTTGCAAACGCATTTGGCACATCGGTCGGGACTATGGCTATCTTTGGAGTTGGAATCCCAGCTTCCCTTGCAAGTCCCTCAACTATGCGGTAAAGCTCTGGGGCTTCCATTTCATCCACTATTCTAGCTCTGTACCAAGTAAGGACAATTTTATCACTGTACCAGTAGCTGAAGAAGTTCATGACCATTGCGAAAATGAATGCAAAGATGAGCCCTGTTTCATTGCCAAGCACATAACCGAGGGCCATAAGCAGTCCAGTGAGGAACGCCATCAACATGCCGGTTCTCAACCATAAGCCAAGCCCCATTTTACTCACCTCCTAAATTTAAGTAAGGCACTATTTCATCATAAACTTGAGTCCAATCTACAATTCCAATCCTCTTTTTAATGCCCTTATTCAAAAGCTCTAGAATTTCTCCAACAACCTGCTCTGGCGTTTTTCCTGTGGTGTCAACTTCAATGATATTTTCATGCTCGTCAATAGCTTCAACTAGGCAGACATCAACTAATTCAGCCTCAACGTTCTCGCTTATCTTTTCTCTGCTGTAGCCCCTTTTCTTCAATCTTTCACCAATGATTTTTGGGTGTAGGCGGAGGATAATGACTTGGTCAGCTGGCATGAGATGACTTAGGTGTCCATCAAGAACAACGTTCTTTCCTTTGAGTTCTTTTTCAATGAAATATGCCAGCTCGTCAATTTCAACTTCAAGTTCGTCTCCTTTAATCTCGCCAATTCCATGCTCAATTGCGAACTTCTTGATATCAACGTACTTGTATCCTAGCTTTTCAGCCAAAAGCTTCGCAACTGTCGTTTTTCCAACTCCTGGAGTTCCGCTCACTGCAATTATCATTTTCTCACCTGAAATTAGTTTAACTCCTGGCTTTTTAAAGATATGGTTTGTTTAAGTTGATTGCCGAAATAAACTTAGGTATTAAACGAAAATTTTTTAAGGAGGAGTGGGCTAATAGGTCTCCAGGTGGCTGACATGGAGAACCTGAAGTTAATTCAGAAAAAATTGGAAGTTGTCAGGAAGCAGAAGGAGTTGCTCATGCTCGAAGAGGCTAAGCTCGTTAGGATGCTGTACCAGAGAAAAGCTGGTGTTTCAAAAAAGCTGGCTGTTGTTAAGAGGGAAAAATTTATGGCTTTAGCCCAAGAGGCAAAGCTCTTGAGAATTCTCAAGCAGAATGGCAAAACTCTAGCTATCTAAAGACTTTTTGTTCTTTCAAAATTTAAAGAAAAGTTAAAAGGCTCAGAAGACATTCAGCTTGTCCTCAAGGATCATCTTTTGTATCTTTGTTATGTTAGCTAGCCATTCATCTGCAATCTCATAAGCATCCTTCTCAAAGCTCTCAACCTTGTAGCCCTGCTTTGGAATTATCTGTATGCTCGCAACTAAAGGCTCGTCAATTGGCTTTCCAATCTGGCTGAGAATTCTGACATAAACCTCTTGAACTCCTTCAATCTGCTCGGCGATGTCATTTGCAATCAGCATTGCAAGGAGGTTGTAAATCTTACCAACGTGGCTAACTGGGTTCTTACCGGCAGCGGCTTCCATACTCATGTGTCTGTTCGGTGTAATTAATCCGTTAACTCTGTTACCTCTACCGACTGAACCATCGTCACCAGCTTCAGCTGAGGTTCCAGTAACTGTTATGTAGTAGATGTCCTTTTCTGGGTCGTCAGCGGTGTTTACGTAAATGTTAACTTTTCTGTTTGTGTACTGCTCAACCAGCTCTTTAACAGCATCATAAATTCCCTGCTTAACTTCCATATACTCCTTTGGATTGGCAACTTCGCTATCAACGATAGCAGCAGCAATGGTGAGGTCTATCTCATCTCCCTTCCTGAGACCCATAACCTTGATGTCTTCACCGACAGCTGGCCACTTCTTTTTGAATTCTGGGCTGTTTAAGAGCTTCTCAGTCTCGAGGACGATCCTCTCAGTCTCGCTAAGGGGAGCATATCCAACTCCGAATGAGGTATCGTTAGATAAGGGGATTGGAGTTTCCTTAGCTTTGTTAAAAACGCTCACTAAGTCAACACTTCCCTGTCCAATCCTTGAGTCAATAACAACATGCTCCTCAACATTCAAGTGTCTAACCGCCTTTCTTAGATACTCTTTTGCAGCCTTTATGGCGATCTCGTGAACTGGGAACATCTCTCTATCAATGAACTCGACAGCTCTACCTGAAAGCAGAATATAAATGGGTTTTATGACTTCACCGCCACCAAACCTTGGATAAGCCCTACCGCCTACAACTTCAACTTGGTCAGTGTTATGGTGAAGTATAATACCATACCTTTTGATGTACTCTCTTGAAAGGGCCCTGCTGACTGCCTCTGCTATTCCATCAGCTATGCTGTCTGGGTGTCCAATTCCCTTTCTTTCAACTAATTCAACCTTCTGCATCTCTATTGGGGTCCTAATAAGCTCTTCCACAACTATATTTCTCTTTTTCTCCGCCATGAGCATCACCCGTGAAGTTTTTCATGCATAGCTCTGAAGGTCTGCTTATATATTTTTCGGCATATCTTCGTGCTAAGAATATAACCAGAAGTTATTAAACAGAGAAATCCTTAAAATTCTCGGCAGAGATAAAACTAATGGGCATCCGACCTGCCCGGTGGCCCGACCGCGGGAGCGTCCGGGCAGCGATGAGCGCGAGGGACGATGCCGGGCGGACAGGGCTTGGCCTCCGGGGCCGCTCGAGGAAAGCCGACAACGGCTGACGATGAAGGCGGTGGGATATGCCAAGCCCATACTTTTTAAGCTTTTCCTTCTAACAAGTTTTGGTGGAGACGATGAAAATTGCGGAGATAATAACCAAAATCAGAGAGGTTCTTGATGAGAAAGATGCACTGAGGGAAGAAGCTCTGAAAATAACGAGAGACATTGTCCGTTTGAGTGGGGATGCAATAAAAGCATTGCATAGAGGAGATTTTGCTCTAGCTGAGGAGAGGCTCAATAAAGCCCAAGAATTGGTTAAACATCTTAGAGAGATGCTCAAAAATCACCAAGATTTATATTTTACAGGCTATGTTCAAAATGCTCATCAGGAGTTTGTGGAAGCGACACTTTTTTACCGCTATCTTAAAGGGCAGGAATTTCCTTCCCCGGCAGAGCTTGGAATTCCAGAGGCGGATTATGCCTTGGGCATTGGAGATTTCATTGGTGAGCTGAGGAGATATTTCCTAATTTTGCTCATGAATGGAAACATTGCAAAAGCAGAGGAAGTTTATCACTTCATGGAGACCATCTATGAAGAGCTTATGACCCTCGAGTATCCAAAGGGATTGGTGAACATAAGACAGAAGCAGGATCAGGCTCGCTACATCCTCGAGCGCACACTTGAGGATTTAACAAGAGCAAAGATAAGTAAAGCTTTGGAGAAAAAACTCGAAGAGGCTCTAAAGAGATGAGTAAGCTAGATGTAAACTTCAAAAAGATTGCTGAAGTTCAGAGAAAGCTCAGTCTGAGGATAATTGAAAAACCGTTGGATATTTCAAAAATTAAAACAATCGGTGCCGTTGACGTTTCATATAAAAAAGGCAAAGCAAGGGCAGCTTTTATTTTATGCTCTTTCCCTTCATGTGGGGTTTTAAGAACCAAAGTCGTTGATACTAGCGTTGATTTTCCATACGTTCCAACATTTTTCTTTTTGAGGGAAACAAAGCCAATTCTGCTAGCAGCTAAGGGAGAAAGCTTTGATGTCCTTCTGGTTGAGGGACATGGCAAGGCTCATCCAAGAGGCTATGGTTTAGCATCTCACATTGGTTTGTTACTTAAAAAACCAACGATTGGAGTTGCTAAGAAACCTTTGAGGGGCTATGTAGAGGGCTCTCTTGTAAAAGTGGGAAAAGCTTATGTAAGCGTTGGAAATTTAATTGATTTGAGCTCTGCAGCAAAAATTGTGGAAATGGTAAATGAGAACGGCTACCCGAAGCCGCTTAAAATTGCAGATAAACTTTCAAAAGGTGCTGAAAATGAAAAAGCTTAAATTAATCCTCCAGATTGCAAAAAACGGTGCAATTGGTGAGAAGGCTAGAATTACTCTTAGAGAGCTAGCAAAAGAGCTCGAAGTGTCTCCTCAAACTGTTTTAAGGTGGCTTGATGAGCTTGAAAAAGAAGGGTATATAACGCGCACAGTTGAAGGAAAGAAAACCTGCATCGAGCTGACTGACAAAGCTCTGATGTATCTGGAAGAGCTTTATGAAGAACTCTCAAATGTTCTATATCAAGGAGTGATAATTGGTGAAGTTATTTCGGGGCTTGGAGAGGGGGCATATTATGTAAAACAATATACCCCTTTAATTAAGGAGTATCTTGGATTTGAACCATATCCTGGCACGCTCAATATAAAGATAATCTTCCCGAA
This is a stretch of genomic DNA from Thermococcus sp. M39. It encodes these proteins:
- a CDS encoding methionine adenosyltransferase, coding for MAEKKRNIVVEELIRTPIEMQKVELVERKGIGHPDSIADGIAEAVSRALSREYIKRYGIILHHNTDQVEVVGGRAYPRFGGGEVIKPIYILLSGRAVEFIDREMFPVHEIAIKAAKEYLRKAVRHLNVEEHVVIDSRIGQGSVDLVSVFNKAKETPIPLSNDTSFGVGYAPLSETERIVLETEKLLNSPEFKKKWPAVGEDIKVMGLRKGDEIDLTIAAAIVDSEVANPKEYMEVKQGIYDAVKELVEQYTNRKVNIYVNTADDPEKDIYYITVTGTSAEAGDDGSVGRGNRVNGLITPNRHMSMEAAAGKNPVSHVGKIYNLLAMLIANDIAEQIEGVQEVYVRILSQIGKPIDEPLVASIQIIPKQGYKVESFEKDAYEIADEWLANITKIQKMILEDKLNVF
- the htpX gene encoding zinc metalloprotease HtpX; translation: MGLGLWLRTGMLMAFLTGLLMALGYVLGNETGLIFAFIFAMVMNFFSYWYSDKIVLTWYRARIVDEMEAPELYRIVEGLAREAGIPTPKIAIVPTDVPNAFATGRDPKHAVVAVTQGLLRILDRDELEGVLAHEISHIKNRDILIQTLAAVLAGAIIMVARWASWMFWLGGFGGRDRDRDAGSVLGAVLLIILAPIAAMMIQMAISRAREYLADETGAKISGKPWALARALEKIEYYVSRRPLKEGNPATAHMFIVNPFRGVDFAELFSTHPPTQKRIERLRKIAEEMGMYF
- a CDS encoding adenylate kinase family protein; its protein translation is MIIAVSGTPGVGKTTVAKLLAEKLGYKYVDIKKFAIEHGIGEIKGDELEVEIDELAYFIEKELKGKNVVLDGHLSHLMPADQVIILRLHPKIIGERLKKRGYSREKISENVEAELVDVCLVEAIDEHENIIEVDTTGKTPEQVVGEILELLNKGIKKRIGIVDWTQVYDEIVPYLNLGGE
- a CDS encoding endonuclease V — encoded protein: MSKLDVNFKKIAEVQRKLSLRIIEKPLDISKIKTIGAVDVSYKKGKARAAFILCSFPSCGVLRTKVVDTSVDFPYVPTFFFLRETKPILLAAKGESFDVLLVEGHGKAHPRGYGLASHIGLLLKKPTIGVAKKPLRGYVEGSLVKVGKAYVSVGNLIDLSSAAKIVEMVNENGYPKPLKIADKLSKGAENEKA
- a CDS encoding haloacid dehalogenase, which produces MKIAEIITKIREVLDEKDALREEALKITRDIVRLSGDAIKALHRGDFALAEERLNKAQELVKHLREMLKNHQDLYFTGYVQNAHQEFVEATLFYRYLKGQEFPSPAELGIPEADYALGIGDFIGELRRYFLILLMNGNIAKAEEVYHFMETIYEELMTLEYPKGLVNIRQKQDQARYILERTLEDLTRAKISKALEKKLEEALKR
- a CDS encoding DUF120 domain-containing protein, with product MKKLKLILQIAKNGAIGEKARITLRELAKELEVSPQTVLRWLDELEKEGYITRTVEGKKTCIELTDKALMYLEELYEELSNVLYQGVIIGEVISGLGEGAYYVKQYTPLIKEYLGFEPYPGTLNIKIIFPKTIFDALCNVKPILIPGFVKNGRTFGDVRAYKVKINGIEGAIVIPSRTIHPPKIAEIIAPVYLRKELNLKDGSRIKLKVIR